AGAAGGTCAACAAGTAAAATCTGGTGATGTACTTCTAATTTTAGAAGCTATGAAGATGGAAAATGAAATTATGGCTCCAGCTGATGGAGTTGTTGCATCTATTCATGTTGCTGAAGGTGCTGCAGTAAATGGTGGAGATATTCTAGTATCTCTTAAATAATAAAAGCACCTAAAACAATTGAAAGGAGATGCACAGATGGTTGATATAGTTGTGGAATTTTTAGGGACCACAGGTTTTGCAAACATGACAGGTGGTCAACTACTTATGATAGTTGTTTCATGTGTTTTACTATATCTAGCAATCGCAAAAGGCTTCGAACCTTTACTGCTTATTCCTATAGCCTTTGGTATGTTACTTGTTAATCTACCTCTATCTGGAATAATGGATGCTGGAGCAAATTTATTAAAATTAGGTTCACCTACAGCTGAAATGATAGAAAAAGGAATACCTGCGAGTATGTATGTAGATTCTCCAGGAGGATTATTGCATTATATTTATAATTCGGGAATCAAACTAGGAATTTTTCCGCCTTTAATCTTCTTAGGTGTTGGAGCAATGACTGATTTCGGTCCACTTATTGCTAACCCAAAAAGCTTATTTTTAGGGGCAGCAGCACAGGCTGGAATATTCTTTACATTCATTGGAGCGACAATGCTTGGCTTTACAGCTCAAGAAGCTTCTTCTATTGGAATTATAGGTGGAGCAGATGGACCTACAGCAATATTTTTAACTTCTAAGTTAGCGCCTCACCTTCTAGGACCAATAGCGGTTGCAGCCTACTCTTATATGGCACTAGTTCCAATTATTCAGCCTCCTATTATGAAGGCGCTTACTACAAAAGAAGAGCGAATGATTAAGATGGAGCAATTAAGAACAGTATCAAAGGTTGAGAGAGTAGTTTTCCCTATAATGGTAACTATTATAGTTTCATTAATAGTGCCAAGTGCAACAGCTTTAGTTGGTATGCTTATGCTTGGAAACCTATTTAGAGAGTCTGGAGTGACAGATCGACTTTCTAAAACAGCACAAAATGAGCTAATTAACATTGTAACTATTTTGTTAGGGATAAGTGTTGGAGCAACAGCTAATGCAGAAACATTTCTAAAATTAGAAACACTTAAAATAATTGCACTGGGTGTAGTTGCTTTTGGTGTAGGTACAGCAGCCGGAGTATTACTTGGAAAAGTAATGAATAAGCTATCTGGTGGTAAAGTAAATCCACTTATAGGATCAGCTGGAGTTTCGGCAGTACCTATGGCAGCTAGAGTTTCTCAAGTTGTTGGACAAAAAGAAAATCCAAGTAATTTCCTATTAATGCATGCTATGGGACCTAACGTTGCAGGGGTAATTGGATCTGCTGTTGCAGCAGGTGTGTTATTAACATTGTTTGGTTAATGGAAAATGTTATATTCAGTTAAGAGATACGGTGCATAGCCGTATCTTTTTCTGCTGGTGAGGAGTGAAAAAATGAGGAGCAAAATATTAGAAGAGTTGTATATTAATAAGGGAAACTATATATCTGGAGAAGTGTTAAGAACTAAGCTAGGCGTTTCTCGTACTGCTATATGGAAGCATATTAATGCATTAAAGGAAGAAGGATATAATATCGAAACTATTCCTAGAAAGGGGTATATGCTTCTTGAAATGAAAGATAAACTTTTGCCTAAGGAAATAGAAGCACTTATTTCTAACAATGCTATAGGCCAGCAAATTGTTTATTTCGATAGTATTGATTCTACTAATAGCTATGCTAAAAAAGAGGCCAACAAACTAAAAGATGGGACTGTTATTTTAAGTGAAGAACAGCTACTGGGTAGAGGAAGAAGAGGGAGAAACTGGTCTTCGCCTAAAGGTACGGGAATTTGGATGTCTTTAGTTTTAAAACCTAATATACCGCCTACTGAAGGGGTCAAGATGACACAAATAGCAGCAGCGGCTGTATGTAAGTCTATCCGAGAATTAACAGGGCTAAATGCCTTAATTAAATGGCCAAACGATATTGTTATTAACGGCAAAAAGATTTGTGGTATTTTAACTGAGATGGCTGGAGAATTAAACGAAGTTAACTATATTATTGTAGGTATAGGTATAAATGTAAATACCGATGGATTTTCATGTGAATTGAAGGAAAAAGCTACCTCCCTATTTATTGAAGGGGGTAAAAAAATAGATCGCAGGGAACTAGTAGTTAATATTTTGAAAAACTTTGAGGCATTATACAATATCTATATTAAAGATTTAAACTTAGATGAAACTTTAGTTATAGTTAAAAACTATTCTGCTATATTAGGAAAAGAGATTAAAATTATTCAAGGAAATTTAGAAAAAAAAGCTAGAGCTATAGATATTAACAACGAAGGATTATTATTAGTACAAATGGATGATGGTAGCAAAGAATTAATTTCATCAGGAGAGGTTTCAATTAGAGGTGAAAATGGGTATATATAAAACACACTCATTGTTAATAATGAAATTATAGCTAAACTGTGATTTTTTTCGTTAATTTTATCATAATTATTGCAATATAAATTTCAACCTGTTAAAATAATATGGTGAAATAGCTGGCATCAAATTTTGAGCTAGACTAGATCTCAATGTTTTAAAAAATTTAAATTGTCCGGCATCTGTAAAGAGCTGGAACGGAGGTGGCGAAATGATTCAAAGTACAAAAATGTCAACAAAAAAAGTAACAATCGCTGGTATGTTAGGTGCATTTTCAGTAGTATTAAGTATGACTCCAATAGGGTATATACCTATACCGATACTTGGGGTTAATGCAACCACTATGCACATCCCTGTTATTATTGGTGCAATTTTAGGTGGACCATTGGTAGGGACTATAGTAGGATTAATGTTTGGAGTTAGTAGCTTTTTAAGAGTGGGATCACCTTTTTTTGCAGATCCTTTAGTTTCTATATTGCCAAGACTCTTTATAGGAGTTATGAGCTACTATACCTACAAGGCATTTAAACATTCTATCCCTGCAGCTATAGTAGGTACACTAACTAACACTCTTGGAGTACTGTCTATGGTATATTTAAGGGGATATCTACCGTTAAATGCAGTTATTGGTGTTGCCACACTAAATGGAATTACCGAAGCTATTGTTTCTTCTGTTATAGTGTATATAGTAATGAAAGGTTTGAAAAACTATAAAATATAATAGATAAAATAGACTAGTTGAGAAGGTGAACAAATGATCGTAGTTTTTGATGTAGGTAATACTAATATTGTATTAGGTGTTTACCGTGGAAAAGAGTTAATAGACTATTGGAGAATCGCAACGGATAAAGAAAAGACATCTGATGAATATAGTATGGTTATTCATCAATTCTTTCAATATAATGGTTTAGACATTAATGATGTTGAAGATATTATTATTTCTTCAGTAGTACCAAACATTATGTATTCTTTAGAACATGCATCAAGAAAACTTTTTAATAAAGAGCCTTTAATAGTAGGACCTGGTATTAAGACAGGTATGAATATAAAATACGATAATCCTAAACAGGTTGGAGCAGATAGAATTGTTAATGCTATTGCTGCCTATGAAAAATACGGTGGGCCATTAATAATTGTAGACTTTGGAACAGCAACAACCTTCTGCGCTATTTCGGAAACGGGAGAATACTTAGGTGGTACCATTTCACCGGGAATTAAGATTTCAAGTGATGCACTATTTGAAAAAGCTGCAAAGCTTCCAAGAGTAGAACTTGTAAAGCCGGGAAAGGTAATTTGCAAAAATACTGTTAACAGTATGCAAGCTGGCATAATATATGGTTATGTTGGTTTAGTTGAGTATATTGTAAATAAGATGAAAAAAGAGATTAGGTGCAGCTCTTGTAGGGTAATTGCTACAGGTGGACTATCAACTTTAATAGCTAGTGAAACAGAAAGTATAGACATAGTAGATAAGTTTTTATCCCTAGAAGGCTTAAATATTATTTATGAACGTAACAAGGAAGACCGAATTGCATTAAACAATAAGAGCCGGGTGTAAACCTGGCTTTTATTGTTTATATTATATATAACTGATTTTAGTGTATTTCTATTTATATATGTAACGTGGCGGAATAAAAACTGCCGCACTTAGTAATTGGAGGTAAAAAATATGAAAATAGATAATGTGACTTTAGATAATCCTGTTTTCTTAGCTCCTATGGCAGGTGTAACAGACCTTTCTTTTAGACTAATTTGTAAAGAGATGGGATGCGGAATGGTATATATGGAGATGGTAAGCTCCAAGGGGTTATATTATGAAGATAAGAAAACTGAAGGATTACTAAAGATTCATCCAAAAGAAAAACCTGTTGCCCTACAAATATTCGGTTCAGACCCTAATATTATGTCGAAGGCTGCTTATATGCTCAATAATCGCGAAAATGCTATATTAGATATTAACATGGGATGCCCTACACCTAAGATAGTAAAGAATGGAGACGGTAGTGCACTTATGAAGGATGTTAAGTTGGCCGGGGAAGTTGTTAAAGCAGTAGTTAAGGAATCTGTAAAGCCTGTTACGGTTAAAATACGTAAGGGCTGGGATGAAAACAGTGTTAATGCAGTAGAATTAGCAAAGATTATTGAAGAAAATGGGGCAAAGGCTATAGCTGTCCATGGTAGAACGAGAGAACAATTCTACTCAGGTAAAGCTGACTGGGATATTATTAGAAGAGTAAAGGCAGCTGTAACTATTCCTGTAATCGGAAATGGGGACGTATTTACCGTAGAAGACGGAATTAATCTATTAAAAGCAACTAAATGTGATGGGATTATGATTGGTAGGGGAAGTCAAGGAAATCCTTGGTTATTTAAAAGATTAGTACAATATATGAAAACCGGTGAACTTACTCCTGAGCCTACTGCTAGGGATCGGATTTTTATGGCACTAAAACATA
This is a stretch of genomic DNA from Alkaliphilus flagellatus. It encodes these proteins:
- a CDS encoding sodium ion-translocating decarboxylase subunit beta gives rise to the protein MVDIVVEFLGTTGFANMTGGQLLMIVVSCVLLYLAIAKGFEPLLLIPIAFGMLLVNLPLSGIMDAGANLLKLGSPTAEMIEKGIPASMYVDSPGGLLHYIYNSGIKLGIFPPLIFLGVGAMTDFGPLIANPKSLFLGAAAQAGIFFTFIGATMLGFTAQEASSIGIIGGADGPTAIFLTSKLAPHLLGPIAVAAYSYMALVPIIQPPIMKALTTKEERMIKMEQLRTVSKVERVVFPIMVTIIVSLIVPSATALVGMLMLGNLFRESGVTDRLSKTAQNELINIVTILLGISVGATANAETFLKLETLKIIALGVVAFGVGTAAGVLLGKVMNKLSGGKVNPLIGSAGVSAVPMAARVSQVVGQKENPSNFLLMHAMGPNVAGVIGSAVAAGVLLTLFG
- a CDS encoding biotin--[acetyl-CoA-carboxylase] ligase, whose translation is MRSKILEELYINKGNYISGEVLRTKLGVSRTAIWKHINALKEEGYNIETIPRKGYMLLEMKDKLLPKEIEALISNNAIGQQIVYFDSIDSTNSYAKKEANKLKDGTVILSEEQLLGRGRRGRNWSSPKGTGIWMSLVLKPNIPPTEGVKMTQIAAAAVCKSIRELTGLNALIKWPNDIVINGKKICGILTEMAGELNEVNYIIVGIGINVNTDGFSCELKEKATSLFIEGGKKIDRRELVVNILKNFEALYNIYIKDLNLDETLVIVKNYSAILGKEIKIIQGNLEKKARAIDINNEGLLLVQMDDGSKELISSGEVSIRGENGYI
- a CDS encoding ECF transporter S component gives rise to the protein MIQSTKMSTKKVTIAGMLGAFSVVLSMTPIGYIPIPILGVNATTMHIPVIIGAILGGPLVGTIVGLMFGVSSFLRVGSPFFADPLVSILPRLFIGVMSYYTYKAFKHSIPAAIVGTLTNTLGVLSMVYLRGYLPLNAVIGVATLNGITEAIVSSVIVYIVMKGLKNYKI
- a CDS encoding type III pantothenate kinase, with amino-acid sequence MIVVFDVGNTNIVLGVYRGKELIDYWRIATDKEKTSDEYSMVIHQFFQYNGLDINDVEDIIISSVVPNIMYSLEHASRKLFNKEPLIVGPGIKTGMNIKYDNPKQVGADRIVNAIAAYEKYGGPLIIVDFGTATTFCAISETGEYLGGTISPGIKISSDALFEKAAKLPRVELVKPGKVICKNTVNSMQAGIIYGYVGLVEYIVNKMKKEIRCSSCRVIATGGLSTLIASETESIDIVDKFLSLEGLNIIYERNKEDRIALNNKSRV
- the dusB gene encoding tRNA dihydrouridine synthase DusB encodes the protein MKIDNVTLDNPVFLAPMAGVTDLSFRLICKEMGCGMVYMEMVSSKGLYYEDKKTEGLLKIHPKEKPVALQIFGSDPNIMSKAAYMLNNRENAILDINMGCPTPKIVKNGDGSALMKDVKLAGEVVKAVVKESVKPVTVKIRKGWDENSVNAVELAKIIEENGAKAIAVHGRTREQFYSGKADWDIIRRVKAAVTIPVIGNGDVFTVEDGINLLKATKCDGIMIGRGSQGNPWLFKRLVQYMKTGELTPEPTARDRIFMALKHMDLVITHKSEYIGIKEMRKHIAWYLKGLKGTASLRNKINTIGTKIEMENVLIEYLNSEGIEV